The DNA region AAGCAGTAAGTCTGCGCCATAAAACCCCTTATCTAATAAGGTTACAGAGTTATCAGGTAGGGAGTTAATAAAGGGCATAGCAAGGGCAATTTCTCCACGACGATATGGGCTTATGGCTGCATCCACAATAACATGGGAGCGAACATTCATCATGGTGACCACCCTTAATACCGGATGAGGTGTCTGCCTGTCACTAGATGTATTACCTGAACCAAAATGTTCTCTTAGTTCCGGTGTATCAGCGGTCCGAAAAAGAGCACCATCAACAGCAAAGACTTGTAAACCTTGCCAAGTATCTTCAGGGTAACGTTCTAGACCCCAAGTGTGACCACATTGCCTAAACAGCCATTCCGGAGCGGCTTTACCAAGACGTTGTCTTGCTTGCGTTAGAGCACTTTTTGCTAACAACTCCTCATCAGCCAGTCCTTCTGCACAGACATTCATTCGCCGGGCTACTTCTGCAATAGGCTCATTGCGGAAGAACGCCATCCCGACAATGAGCCAAAGAACCATATCACTAGGTAAACGACGTCGGCGAATAGTCGCTTTATCGGAAAGTGTTGCCGCTTTGGCAATCCACTCATCAGGAATATGCTCAGAGAAAGTGGTTAACTGAGCGACATCAACGGGACTTTCTTCAAGAAAGTCGGCAAAACAGTTTTGGATAGACATAAAAAAATCGGAAACCTATAAACAGGTTTCCGATTGTCTCTCATCAGAAGGATCGGTCAACCGATCCTTATCTGATCTACATTGCGCTATAGTGCGGAGAGTTCAATGATCACGAAAGAGCATGGGGCAATCTCTTTCCGACTCTCATGCCTTTTGGCCACAGCGTATTAACCACTTCCGCTGATTCATCATATAACGCACCTTATGCGGATTCACTTATGTTCATCATGCTGACTACCTAGCACTCACCCGATTGTGGTTATCAGGAGGGTCGTCTTCTCGCGATTTCGATCCCGATTGGCAAATACCAACCTTCGTTACATTGTCAGAGCCGCTACTTTATTCAGGCTCCTAGGTTCATCTGGTGATACAGATGGTTCACTCGTTTAGCGGTGAACAGCGCTTCATACGACTTCACGTCGCACGCCCCAAAATGTTTTAGATTAATTACTCTTTGATACTGCGAGGAAGAGTTTTTTCATACTAAAAGTTATCCATTCTTATAGAGTGCCGTTCGTTTTGAGGTACCGTAATTTATCGAGGAAGTGAATTTCTCGTTAACTCAATAAATGTTTGGACTCAATAAGCACTCCAAATAAATATGCCACAATCCCCCTCTGTTTTAGAGACGGGCTAGCTATAAAATAGGAAGCTCAAATGGCTTCCTATTTATATGTTGACTACTAAATATATGAAAAATAGATCAATGTGAGTGATGCAATAGCCCTGCGGAAATCATAGCTGTAGTTGCGATTTCCTGACATCGTTTGGTGCTTATACAGCTGCCTAATGCGACTTGTTGATCAATTGAGTATATCGTTAGCCCTTCTTTTATCGTTTCTAAGACTTTGATATCGGCCAGTGCTTCAGGTTTTGCCGTGAGCGGGTTATCAGACAAAATAACCAAGTCAGCGAGTTTACCTACTTCCAGTGAACCTTTGCTTTTCTCTTCTTTGTATTGAGTGGCCGCCCATAATGTTTGCGATTTTAATCCGTCCAGCGCCGACACACGTTGTTGTGGCCCCAAAACATGACCAGTACGACTTACGCGGTTAACGGTCGCGGAATAAACACGCATTGAGTTAGGCAGAGCCACAGGAGAATCATGGTGAGAGGTATAAATCATGCCTAAATCTCGAGCCCAGCCGGTTGGTGATATATTCTCTGCTCGATCTTTGCCTAAAACGGAATTCATGTGCCAATCACCCCAATAGAAAGTGTGCATTGGGAAAAACGACGGAAAAACGCCCAAGCGCTTAAATTGCTCTACTTGATCTTTACGAGCGGTCTGCGCATGTATTGCGATAAAACCTCGGTCTGGTACACCGTGTTTTTTCTCACTCGCTTCAATCCCATTAAGCAATTGATCAATTGCCGCATCACCGTTGACATGGGTTAACAGTTGCCAGCCATTACGTTGTGCTAACTCAATATACTCGGCGGCTTTTTCATCACTCATACTCGGGTAACCTTTGTAGCCTTTCTCTTGACCAACCGGTGGAACAAGATAAGGTTCCGTTAGCCAAGCTGTTTTGCCCTGAGGAGAACCATCAAGATTAAGCTTAGCCCCAGCGACGCGGAATCCATTAGAATACTCGCTTGAGTAATACGGAGGAGAGATAACCTCTTGAGCCACTTGAATATCAGGATACGCGGCCACATCGATAGGGAGTTTTTCCTCTTGAGCTAAGTTGTACATGGTTTTCACTGCTGAAGTCGAAGCTCGACCTTCCTGAGCAGTGGTATATCCAAAACTCGCGTAAAGCTCCATACCCGCTTTAAAAATGACTTCATTCTCTTTGGCGTTGAGTTTGGCAAATAGCGGTAGCAAGGTCCCAAAGAAAGCAGTTTCTTCCAGCACACCATTAGGTGTTTTCCCATCACTCTCACGACGAATCTTACCGCCATCAGGATCGGTGCTCTCTGTCGTCAAACCTGCCAACTCCAATGCTTTAGTGTTCAAAGTTGCTAAGTGACCTGACTGATGAATAATAAGTACCGGAAGGTCTTTAGATACTTCATCCAATTCTTGGCGAGTAGGATGCCTTTGCTCTTTTAGCTGTGAGTCATCATAACCAAACCCCAGGATGATTCCATGATTGCCGTTTTCTGGCTTCGCCACCCAAGTTCTTAGTTCTTCTTGCAGCGACGCAATACTATTTACATTACCATCAGGATCGGAAAGTAAGTTCGCAGATAAAGCTTGAATGCCAGTGGTAAAAACATGTCCATGGCCATCAATGAAGCCCGGGATCATGGTTTTTCCATCTAAATCAACAATTTTTGTCTTATCATCTCGTAACTTCATCAGTTCTGATTCTTTACCAACCGCTAAAATTCGACCATTTTTAATCGCTAAAGCTTCAGCGGTAAGGTCAGAGTCGTTGACCGTAATAATATCTCCGCCAACATAGATTCTATCCGCAAAAGGTTTTGTTGGGCTTGCAGCCAAAGTGATACAACTGACAGATAGTAAAGCGAATGCCAAAGTTGAGAGCCTCATTTTGTTTCTCCTCCAAGGAACTATGAATGAATCGCCACCAATAAACTAGACACTTCCCAGCCGTTCTTGGTAACGGGTTTCATACTCTACCGGTGACAGCAGATTATTGGAACCATGTTTTCGTTTGCTGTTATAAAACATTTCTATGTAATCAAACACATCGCTTCTGGCTTCATCCCGTGTTGAGTAGATCTTGCGTTTGATCCGTTCACGCTTCAGCAGCTGGAAAAAACTTTCGGCTACAGCGTTATCATGGCAATTTCCGCGTCGGCTCATACTGCCTTGCAAGCCATGAGTTTTAAGGAATGCCTGCCAATCGTGGCTGGTGTATTGGCTTCCTTGATCGGAATGCACCATCACCTGCTTTTTCGGCTGACGTCGCCAAACCGCCATCAGTAATGCGTTTAATACGATGTCTTTACTGATTTGGGAATGCATCGACCAACCTACAACTTTGCGGGAGAACAGATCCACCACGACGGCCAGATACAACCACCCTTCGTGTGTCCGGAGTAGAGTAAGAGACTGAGCGTAGTCGAACTATCTCTCAGCCTCTCCTCTCCGAACCGGACGTGCACCTTTCAGCGCATCCGGCTCTCCATTTAATTGCAGCCGAAGGCCATAGCAACATCTTTGTACTTAGAAGTGACCGTGTTTCGCGCTTCAACGCGACCATATGGATTAGACTCAGGCAGCCGCCAACGGAACCGCATCTTGGCGCTGCTCACAAGACGGAACAGTGATGCGCCAGTTACCACACCATTGTTGGATTTACCGAAGTAAGTCCATGTTTTCGCCATCTCTGGCGATGGCCTGCGTATTAACGTTTTCATTAGAGATTTAATGCTAGCTTTAAACTTAGCTCCTAACCAATGTGCCAGTTTCCAGAATACAGCACGGTCTACCTTGTCGTAGATTTTAGCCGTGTAGTCAGTAAAACAATAAAACTGTGACCAGCCTTTCAGCTTTTGGTTGAGTTTGATTATCTTATCAACGGCACTGCAACTGTGATCTGTAGACAGTTCGTTGGTTAGTGAGCGGGTAAAAGACTTGCATTTGTCTTTCGGTATCCCCGTCACTATTCGCATATTTCCCTTGGGTCCGCGTTTACGGATAATGCGGTGCCCTAAGAAGGTGAAACCATCATTAACATGGGTAATATGGGTTTTGTCCATATTCAGTGTTAACTTGAGCTTACCTTCTAAGAAGCATTTGCATTGGTTACGTATGGCTTCAGCCTCTTGCTTAGTGCCTTTGACTATCACGACAAAGTCATCCGCATATCGGCAGAAAGCCACGGCGGGCATCCATGTCCGTGTTTCACCATTTAGAGGCTTGCGTCCTCGTTTGAGACTGTAGTTATTGTACCAACGGTCTTTGCGTGCCTTTTTACTCAGGTAGCACTGGTTCAAGTATTGGTCGAACTCATTCAACATGATGTTCGACAATAATGGCGAGATAACGCCACCTTGCGGCACACCTTGATGAGTAGCATAGAACTGGTTCTTTTCAACATGACCCGCTTTCATATACCGCCAAAGCAGGTCAAGAAAGCGACGACAGTTGACCCGTTTACGCACGCATTGCATCAATAACTTATGGTGGACCGTGTCAAAGTAGCTCGATAAGTCACCTTCGATTACCCATCGTCCGCTTGTTTCTCTACAATCGGTTAATTGCAGTTTCACTGTGCGAATAGCATGATGCACGCTACGCTCTGGCCTGAAACCATAGGAAAGAGGATGAAAATCACTCTCCCATATTGGCTCCATTGCCATGAGCATGGCACGTTGTACTATTCGATCACGAAGCGTGGGAATGCCTAAAGGACGTTGTTTACCCTTCGCTTTTGGAATATAGATACGTCTTGCTGGTTGAGGTTGGTAGTCGCCTGATAACAATTCACTTCTGATGGTTAACAGATAATTATCCAAGCTCTGTTCAAGCTGCACTTTGCTTATTCCAT from Pleionea litopenaei includes:
- a CDS encoding IS4 family transposase, whose product is MSIQNCFADFLEESPVDVAQLTTFSEHIPDEWIAKAATLSDKATIRRRRLPSDMVLWLIVGMAFFRNEPIAEVARRMNVCAEGLADEELLAKSALTQARQRLGKAAPEWLFRQCGHTWGLERYPEDTWQGLQVFAVDGALFRTADTPELREHFGSGNTSSDRQTPHPVLRVVTMMNVRSHVIVDAAISPYRRGEIALAMPFINSLPDNSVTLLDKGFYGADLLLSLQNSGSNRHWLLPAKKGVKYTLLDEKESDDMLVEMKVSPQARKKNPNLPEKWKVRAVTYQVAGKQKTVFTSLSREDYDAKSVAELYHERWEIELGYRDIKSSMQHNALVLRSKTVELVYQELWGLLLGYNLVRREASQAAVEHGRMPNEISFKYACQFIASQLKVMSKAVSPGNTPKRLKSLRGDLSILFIDKRPKPNRPRAVKISKTRYPVNRKAAPLK
- the ltrA gene encoding group II intron reverse transcriptase/maturase, encoding MIISEMQRKLATWADNDKTKRFDRLMRLISHIDWLREAARITLSAKGANTPGVDGISKVQLEQSLDNYLLTIRSELLSGDYQPQPARRIYIPKAKGKQRPLGIPTLRDRIVQRAMLMAMEPIWESDFHPLSYGFRPERSVHHAIRTVKLQLTDCRETSGRWVIEGDLSSYFDTVHHKLLMQCVRKRVNCRRFLDLLWRYMKAGHVEKNQFYATHQGVPQGGVISPLLSNIMLNEFDQYLNQCYLSKKARKDRWYNNYSLKRGRKPLNGETRTWMPAVAFCRYADDFVVIVKGTKQEAEAIRNQCKCFLEGKLKLTLNMDKTHITHVNDGFTFLGHRIIRKRGPKGNMRIVTGIPKDKCKSFTRSLTNELSTDHSCSAVDKIIKLNQKLKGWSQFYCFTDYTAKIYDKVDRAVFWKLAHWLGAKFKASIKSLMKTLIRRPSPEMAKTWTYFGKSNNGVVTGASLFRLVSSAKMRFRWRLPESNPYGRVEARNTVTSKYKDVAMAFGCN
- a CDS encoding amidohydrolase, whose product is MRLSTLAFALLSVSCITLAASPTKPFADRIYVGGDIITVNDSDLTAEALAIKNGRILAVGKESELMKLRDDKTKIVDLDGKTMIPGFIDGHGHVFTTGIQALSANLLSDPDGNVNSIASLQEELRTWVAKPENGNHGIILGFGYDDSQLKEQRHPTRQELDEVSKDLPVLIIHQSGHLATLNTKALELAGLTTESTDPDGGKIRRESDGKTPNGVLEETAFFGTLLPLFAKLNAKENEVIFKAGMELYASFGYTTAQEGRASTSAVKTMYNLAQEEKLPIDVAAYPDIQVAQEVISPPYYSSEYSNGFRVAGAKLNLDGSPQGKTAWLTEPYLVPPVGQEKGYKGYPSMSDEKAAEYIELAQRNGWQLLTHVNGDAAIDQLLNGIEASEKKHGVPDRGFIAIHAQTARKDQVEQFKRLGVFPSFFPMHTFYWGDWHMNSVLGKDRAENISPTGWARDLGMIYTSHHDSPVALPNSMRVYSATVNRVSRTGHVLGPQQRVSALDGLKSQTLWAATQYKEEKSKGSLEVGKLADLVILSDNPLTAKPEALADIKVLETIKEGLTIYSIDQQVALGSCISTKRCQEIATTAMISAGLLHHSH